The proteins below come from a single Dermacentor albipictus isolate Rhodes 1998 colony chromosome 7, USDA_Dalb.pri_finalv2, whole genome shotgun sequence genomic window:
- the LOC135916771 gene encoding troponin T-like, which yields MRRKRSATAHNNKSGNSPCEVPFEDEVARIRWLDDRLEPEELRDSSGVVAVKRPASQASASQSSANPASASQVSASPASTSQASDSLASTSQASESQESESLAPSQASTKEPMPKRPKPSGSRMLEMKIFFDEMSKIQEEKEKRRATREQERERRHKERQEYKERIRQEKAKQHSEKIRLLSRALGLEE from the coding sequence ATGCGCAGAAAAAGAAGCGCAACAGCGCACAACAACAAATCTGGGAATTCCCCATGTGAAGTGCCCTTtgaggatgaagtagccagaatACGCTGGCTAGATGACAGGCTCGAGCCCGAAGAGCTGAGGGACAGCTCTGGCGTTGTTGCTGTGAAGAGGCCAGCCAGCCAGGCGTCGGCCAGCCAGTCATCCGCCAACCCAGCGTCGGCCAGCCAGGTATCCGCCAGCCCAGCGTCGACCAGCCAAGCATCCGACAGCCTAGCGTCGACCAGCCAAGCATCGGAAAGCCAGGAGTCTGAAAGCCTGGCGCCGAGCCAAGCATCAACAAAGGAGCCTATGCCCAAAAGGCCTAAGCCCTCTGGTTCGAGAATGCTGGAGATGAAGATATTCTTCGATGAAATGAGCAAAattcaagaagaaaaagaaaaaagacgagCTACACGGGAACAAGAAAGAGAGAGGCGCCACAAAGAAAGGCAAGAATACAAGGAACGTATTcggcaagaaaaagcaaaacaacatTCAGAAAAAATTAGGCTTCTAAGCCGTGCTCTTGGCcttgaagaataa